In the genome of Hymenobacter cellulosivorans, one region contains:
- a CDS encoding DoxX family protein: MVLFENRYRTHDMGLLLLRIGIGVMFTIHGYPKLMGGPAMWTQVGSVMKMLGLNFAPAAWGLLAAVAEAVGGQLLALGLFFRIACLLLLITMIVATLMHVLSGDDFNAYSHALESAFLFLGLLFAGPGRFSLDQALFPARRRLY, from the coding sequence ATGGTCCTGTTTGAAAACCGCTACCGCACGCACGATATGGGCTTGTTACTGCTCCGTATCGGCATTGGGGTGATGTTCACCATTCACGGCTATCCTAAGCTGATGGGCGGCCCGGCAATGTGGACTCAGGTAGGAAGCGTGATGAAAATGCTGGGTCTGAACTTTGCTCCCGCGGCCTGGGGCCTGCTGGCGGCCGTGGCCGAGGCCGTGGGCGGACAGTTACTGGCCCTGGGGTTGTTTTTCCGCATTGCCTGCCTGCTGCTGCTTATCACCATGATTGTGGCCACGCTGATGCACGTGCTCAGCGGCGACGACTTCAACGCCTATTCCCACGCCCTGGAATCGGCGTTTCTGTTTCTGGGCCTGCTCTTTGCCGGCCCCGGCCGCTTCAGCCTCGACCAGGCGTTGTTCCCGGCCCGCCGCCGTTTGTATTAG
- the surE gene encoding 5'/3'-nucleotidase SurE, with protein MPAKPRKPLILISNDDGITAPGIAMLVRVMRRIGEVVVVAPNSPQSGMGHAITIGSSLRLDPSTIFEGIEAYECSGTPADCVKLAKHMVLKDRQPDLVVSGINHGSNSSVNVLYSGTMSAAIEAAIEGLPAIGFSLCDYGHQADFSHTEEWVEHITRQALQNGIPVGTALNVNFPKKQAQPIAGAKLCRQARAKWAEEFDVRLDPHKRPYYWLIGNFVNEDQGEDTDEFALSQNYISIVPCQFDLTALHGLTQMNEQWQLALDEAEPKAKVATKKATSPQPAKAAKAVPAAKKASKK; from the coding sequence GTGCCTGCCAAACCCCGCAAACCGCTGATTCTGATTTCCAACGACGACGGCATTACGGCCCCCGGTATTGCCATGCTGGTGCGCGTGATGCGCCGCATCGGCGAAGTGGTAGTCGTGGCGCCGAACTCCCCGCAGTCGGGCATGGGCCACGCCATTACCATCGGCAGCTCCCTGCGCCTCGACCCGAGCACCATTTTCGAGGGCATCGAGGCCTACGAGTGCAGCGGCACGCCCGCCGACTGCGTAAAGCTGGCCAAGCACATGGTGCTCAAGGACCGGCAGCCCGACTTAGTCGTGTCGGGCATCAACCACGGCTCCAACTCCTCGGTAAATGTGCTGTACTCGGGCACGATGTCGGCCGCCATTGAAGCCGCCATTGAAGGCCTGCCCGCCATCGGCTTTTCCCTCTGCGACTACGGTCACCAGGCCGATTTTTCCCACACCGAGGAGTGGGTCGAGCACATTACCCGCCAGGCGCTGCAAAACGGCATTCCGGTGGGTACGGCCCTGAACGTGAACTTTCCCAAGAAGCAGGCCCAGCCCATTGCCGGAGCCAAGCTCTGCCGCCAGGCCCGGGCCAAGTGGGCCGAGGAGTTCGACGTGCGCCTCGACCCGCACAAGCGCCCCTACTACTGGCTGATTGGCAACTTCGTGAACGAGGACCAGGGCGAGGACACCGACGAGTTTGCCCTGAGCCAGAACTACATTTCTATTGTGCCCTGCCAGTTCGACCTGACCGCCCTGCACGGCCTGACCCAGATGAACGAGCAGTGGCAGCTGGCCCTGGACGAAGCCGAGCCGAAAGCCAAAGTGGCCACGAAAAAGGCTACCTCGCCCCAACCGGCCAAGGCGGCCAAAGCAGTGCCGGCCGCCAAGAAAGCCAGCAAGAAGTAA
- a CDS encoding histidine phosphatase family protein: MKLAFLLSDKNRILALSGLLFMLWLSLLGCAASRPTAANDGSTTVYIVRHAEKDPTPGLADPVLTPAGEQRALALRETLGKEPIAAIFTTNTIRTRTTAAPLAQKLNLTPQVYDARQQSALVERIKTEFAGKKVLVVGHSNTILETAEALGATRPVPAVADNEFSYLLEVKLTATGAAAATVRQYGAAAVPAASK, from the coding sequence ATGAAACTTGCTTTCCTACTTTCCGATAAAAACAGAATTTTGGCCCTGAGTGGGCTGTTATTCATGTTGTGGCTGAGCCTGCTGGGCTGCGCAGCTTCCCGGCCTACGGCTGCCAACGACGGTTCTACAACAGTCTACATCGTGCGCCACGCCGAGAAGGACCCCACGCCCGGCCTGGCCGACCCGGTACTGACGCCGGCCGGGGAGCAGCGGGCCTTGGCCTTGCGCGAAACCCTGGGGAAGGAGCCCATTGCGGCCATTTTTACTACCAATACCATCCGGACCCGCACCACGGCCGCTCCCTTGGCCCAGAAGCTCAACCTCACCCCCCAGGTCTACGACGCCCGGCAGCAAAGCGCGCTGGTAGAGCGAATCAAGACGGAGTTTGCGGGCAAAAAAGTGCTGGTAGTGGGCCACTCCAACACGATTCTGGAAACCGCCGAAGCCCTGGGTGCCACCCGGCCCGTGCCTGCCGTGGCCGACAATGAGTTTAGCTACCTGCTGGAAGTGAAGCTGACCGCCACGGGCGCCGCTGCCGCTACGGTTCGGCAGTACGGGGCGGCCGCCGTGCCAGCGGCCAGCAAATGA
- a CDS encoding M20/M25/M40 family metallo-hydrolase, with translation MRSIFRRGLLLSGLGLLTLTAQAQTAAATKVNKADSVSLRKIYDEALLRGQSYENLRYLTSQIGGRLSGSPQAEQAVQWGKTTMEKLGLDRVYLQEVMVPHWVRGAKEKAEIKPAKGKGLEMNVCALGGSVGTNGKIKAQVVEVKSWAELAALRDDQVKGKFVLFNRPMNPTFIETGQAYGDAGDQRRNGAIEAAKRGAVGALVRSLTLAHDDFPHTGTMRYDEKVTKIPAAALSTNGADQLSQLLKADPGLTFELEMACETLPEVKSYNVVGEIKGSKYPDEVIVVGGHLDSWDLAQGAHDDGTGCVQSIEALRLLNAAGLKPERTVRAVLFMNEENGVRGGTKYAELAKAAGEKHLAAMESDGGGFTPRGFNIEAPAATVKKVQQWQPLFRPYGSTEFKAGHSGTDIEPLKDQAKALIGYDCDDQRYFDIHHTAADTFDKVNRRELELGGASMASLIYLMSKYGL, from the coding sequence ATGCGCTCCATCTTCCGCCGTGGGCTGCTGCTCTCGGGCCTTGGTCTGCTGACCCTTACCGCTCAGGCTCAAACGGCCGCCGCTACCAAAGTCAACAAAGCCGACTCGGTGAGTCTGCGCAAAATATATGATGAGGCCCTGCTGCGGGGCCAGAGCTACGAAAACCTGCGCTACCTCACCAGCCAGATCGGGGGGCGGCTAAGCGGCTCGCCCCAGGCCGAGCAGGCCGTGCAGTGGGGCAAAACCACCATGGAAAAGCTGGGCCTCGACCGGGTGTACCTGCAGGAAGTAATGGTGCCGCACTGGGTGCGCGGGGCCAAGGAAAAAGCCGAAATCAAGCCAGCCAAGGGCAAGGGGCTGGAAATGAACGTCTGCGCCCTGGGTGGCTCGGTGGGCACCAACGGCAAAATCAAGGCCCAGGTGGTGGAGGTCAAAAGCTGGGCCGAGCTGGCCGCCCTGCGCGACGACCAGGTGAAGGGCAAGTTTGTGCTCTTCAACCGTCCCATGAACCCGACCTTCATCGAAACCGGCCAGGCCTACGGCGACGCCGGCGACCAGCGCCGCAACGGGGCCATTGAGGCCGCCAAGCGCGGGGCCGTGGGGGCGTTGGTCCGCTCGCTCACGCTGGCCCACGACGACTTTCCCCACACGGGTACCATGCGCTACGACGAGAAGGTGACCAAGATTCCGGCCGCCGCCCTGAGCACCAACGGTGCCGACCAGCTCAGCCAGCTGCTCAAAGCCGACCCCGGCCTGACCTTCGAGCTGGAAATGGCGTGTGAAACCCTGCCTGAGGTGAAAAGCTATAATGTGGTCGGTGAAATCAAGGGCTCCAAGTACCCCGACGAGGTTATTGTCGTTGGCGGCCACCTCGACTCCTGGGACCTGGCCCAGGGTGCCCACGACGACGGCACGGGCTGCGTCCAAAGCATTGAGGCTTTGCGCCTGCTCAACGCCGCTGGCCTCAAGCCCGAGCGCACGGTGCGCGCCGTGCTGTTTATGAACGAGGAAAACGGCGTGCGCGGCGGCACCAAGTACGCCGAGCTGGCCAAGGCGGCGGGGGAGAAGCACCTGGCCGCTATGGAGTCGGATGGCGGCGGTTTCACGCCCCGGGGCTTCAACATCGAGGCTCCCGCCGCCACGGTGAAGAAAGTGCAGCAGTGGCAGCCCCTGTTCCGGCCCTACGGCAGCACCGAGTTTAAAGCCGGCCACTCCGGCACCGACATCGAGCCGCTAAAGGACCAGGCCAAGGCCCTCATCGGATACGACTGCGACGATCAGCGCTACTTCGACATCCACCACACCGCCGCCGACACCTTCGACAAAGTCAACCGTCGCGAGCTGGAACTAGGCGGCGCCAGCATGGCCAGCCTGATCTACCTAATGAGCAAATACGGTTTGTAG
- a CDS encoding 2'-5' RNA ligase family protein produces MFLVALLPPEPVYSEVWALKQEVHQRTGSRNAVRLPPHITLVPPLRQPDSFEQEFRAGLAEFARTQRPFSVGLRDFRWFGNRTLFVHVAQPEAVQAFHAALTAWCTEHLPQVPRENRPFTPHMTLATRDLPTSAVPELKADFAHRHYEATFEVHSFVLFRHDGQKWQNVAEFSLSA; encoded by the coding sequence ATGTTCCTCGTCGCGCTATTACCGCCCGAGCCGGTTTATTCGGAAGTGTGGGCCCTGAAGCAGGAGGTGCACCAGCGCACCGGCAGCCGCAATGCCGTGCGCCTGCCCCCGCACATTACCCTGGTGCCGCCCCTGCGCCAGCCCGACTCATTTGAGCAGGAGTTTCGGGCGGGCCTGGCCGAATTTGCCCGCACCCAACGTCCGTTTAGCGTCGGCTTGCGCGACTTCCGCTGGTTTGGCAACCGCACCCTGTTTGTGCACGTGGCCCAGCCCGAGGCGGTACAGGCTTTTCACGCGGCCCTCACGGCGTGGTGCACCGAGCATCTGCCCCAGGTGCCCCGCGAAAACCGCCCCTTCACGCCCCACATGACCCTGGCCACCCGCGACCTGCCCACCTCCGCTGTGCCCGAACTCAAGGCCGACTTTGCCCACCGCCACTATGAGGCCACGTTCGAGGTCCACAGCTTCGTGCTGTTTCGCCACGACGGACAGAAGTGGCAAAATGTAGCTGAATTTTCCTTGTCGGCCTAA
- a CDS encoding OmpA/MotB family protein, with protein sequence MNHSFFRPTLALLLSTSLLTLGTGCVSQKKYTALQSQYDELTRSREQLQAQKTALEQDKARSEDALRSSLLNKNQQVNQLNDNLSGAQAANSQLSADLRSKEQRIAEMQRILDQKDAAVKALRKKVGDALLGFNANDLQVNVRNGKVYVSLSEQLLFKSGSTKVDPKGQDALKKLATALQGNQDVNVLVEGHTDNVPITKGTLGMKDNWDLSVLRATEITRILTESGLSPAQVTPSGRSQYVPVAANTTPAEKALNRRTEIILTPKLDELFQILEAN encoded by the coding sequence ATGAACCATTCCTTTTTCCGCCCTACCCTTGCCCTATTGCTCAGCACCAGCCTGCTCACCTTGGGCACGGGCTGCGTGTCCCAGAAAAAATACACCGCCCTGCAAAGCCAGTACGACGAGCTGACCAGGTCGCGGGAGCAGCTGCAGGCCCAGAAAACCGCCCTGGAGCAAGACAAAGCCCGCAGTGAGGATGCCCTGCGCTCCAGCCTGCTCAACAAGAATCAGCAGGTAAACCAGCTCAACGACAACCTCAGCGGAGCCCAGGCGGCCAACTCCCAGCTTTCGGCCGATCTGCGTTCCAAGGAGCAGCGCATTGCCGAAATGCAGCGCATTCTCGACCAAAAAGACGCCGCCGTGAAAGCCTTGCGCAAGAAAGTGGGCGACGCCCTATTGGGTTTCAACGCCAATGACCTGCAGGTAAACGTGCGCAATGGCAAGGTCTACGTGTCGTTGTCGGAGCAATTGTTGTTCAAATCGGGCTCGACTAAAGTGGACCCCAAAGGCCAGGATGCCCTGAAAAAGCTGGCCACCGCCCTGCAGGGCAACCAGGACGTAAACGTGCTGGTGGAAGGCCACACTGACAACGTGCCGATAACCAAAGGCACCCTGGGCATGAAGGACAACTGGGATTTGAGCGTGCTGCGGGCCACGGAAATTACCCGGATTCTGACCGAGTCGGGCCTGAGCCCGGCCCAGGTGACGCCCTCGGGCCGCTCCCAGTACGTGCCGGTAGCGGCCAACACCACGCCGGCCGAGAAAGCCCTGAACCGCCGCACCGAAATCATCCTGACGCCCAAGCTCGACGAGCTGTTCCAGATTCTGGAGGCCAACTAA
- a CDS encoding S8 family serine peptidase has product MATALSFPATRWVAARWGKLLAGAGLVLGNLGSVAPALALPNPPPAARYWVRLRHKAGVQFAPATYFSPAAQARRQRQHLPACDSSDFPVRPDFVRQITATVDSVTLVSRWFNAVACRATPQQVARLRQLPGVLSVEKWEAQTPLVASTKNAAERGSMSISADDQQLARRQTASLGGAAFQRAGLGGQGLRIAIFDVGFLGAAQHPAFQRLLAEKRVVATHDFVKNRPNVFVSGTHGTEVLSCIAGLLPDGTPLGLAPQAEFLLARTERLNREIYAEEEAWLAAAEWADRNGADIINSSLGYTDRRYFPEQMNGRTSLVARAAELAVRKGILVVNAAGNDGDDPDWHRIGTPADADSVLAVGGLDPDTYLHIDFSSYGPSADRRLKPNVIAFGTVLAAAPGGYLRTQGTSFSSPLMAGFAACAWQQNRNLTVMQLFEQLQRCADLYPYFDYAHGYGLPQAAAFLRPAASAASLRPSVDFVRQDSVLAVLIRPEAAVIPAQVLPLYADSVTIGTVLRPGAGPAPGREELAPPLNKPGGKRPAQSQLPSDADPVLVPLVRPGYLYWHVADDRGVLRSYEVREVTQRAVLQIPLRTLRPGDTVRVCYRGITQSYSVQ; this is encoded by the coding sequence TTGGCTACTGCTTTGTCTTTTCCGGCTACTCGTTGGGTTGCGGCCCGCTGGGGCAAACTCCTGGCCGGCGCCGGTTTGGTGCTGGGCAACCTGGGCAGCGTAGCCCCGGCATTGGCCCTGCCCAACCCGCCGCCTGCCGCCCGCTACTGGGTGCGGCTGCGCCACAAGGCCGGCGTGCAGTTCGCCCCGGCCACGTACTTCAGCCCCGCCGCCCAGGCCCGCCGCCAACGCCAGCACCTGCCCGCCTGCGACAGCTCCGACTTCCCCGTCCGGCCCGACTTCGTGCGCCAGATTACCGCCACCGTTGACTCCGTGACGCTGGTCAGCCGCTGGTTCAACGCCGTGGCGTGCCGGGCCACGCCCCAGCAGGTCGCCCGCCTGCGCCAGCTGCCCGGCGTGCTCAGCGTGGAAAAATGGGAAGCCCAGACTCCGCTCGTAGCTTCAACCAAAAACGCTGCTGAGCGGGGCAGCATGAGCATCTCCGCCGACGACCAGCAGCTGGCCCGTCGCCAAACGGCCAGTCTGGGCGGGGCCGCCTTTCAGCGGGCGGGCCTGGGCGGGCAGGGGCTGCGCATCGCCATTTTCGACGTGGGCTTCCTGGGGGCCGCCCAGCACCCGGCCTTCCAGCGCCTGCTGGCCGAAAAGCGGGTAGTTGCCACCCACGACTTCGTGAAAAACCGGCCCAACGTATTTGTCAGCGGCACGCACGGCACCGAGGTGCTCTCCTGCATTGCCGGCCTGCTGCCCGATGGCACCCCGCTGGGGCTAGCGCCGCAGGCCGAGTTCCTGCTGGCCCGCACCGAGCGGCTCAACCGGGAAATCTACGCCGAGGAAGAAGCCTGGCTGGCCGCCGCCGAGTGGGCCGACCGTAACGGGGCCGACATTATCAACTCCTCGCTGGGCTACACCGACCGGCGCTATTTCCCCGAGCAGATGAACGGCCGTACCAGCCTAGTAGCCCGGGCCGCCGAACTGGCCGTGCGCAAGGGGATACTAGTCGTGAATGCCGCTGGCAACGACGGCGACGACCCCGATTGGCACCGCATCGGCACGCCCGCCGATGCCGACTCGGTGCTGGCCGTGGGCGGCCTCGACCCAGACACCTATCTGCACATCGACTTCAGCAGCTACGGCCCCAGCGCCGACCGGCGACTGAAGCCCAACGTTATTGCCTTCGGAACGGTGCTGGCCGCCGCGCCCGGCGGCTACCTGCGCACCCAGGGCACTTCCTTTTCCAGTCCGCTGATGGCGGGCTTTGCAGCCTGTGCCTGGCAGCAAAACCGCAACCTGACGGTTATGCAGCTGTTTGAGCAGCTCCAACGCTGCGCCGACCTCTATCCGTACTTCGACTACGCCCACGGCTACGGATTGCCCCAGGCCGCGGCTTTCCTGCGCCCGGCGGCCTCCGCAGCCAGTTTGCGCCCCAGCGTCGACTTCGTGCGGCAGGATTCCGTGCTGGCCGTGCTGATTCGACCTGAAGCGGCCGTCATTCCGGCCCAGGTGCTGCCCCTGTACGCCGACTCGGTTACTATTGGCACGGTGCTGCGCCCTGGTGCCGGGCCGGCCCCGGGCCGAGAGGAGTTGGCTCCGCCGCTGAACAAGCCCGGGGGCAAACGCCCCGCCCAGAGCCAGCTGCCTTCGGATGCCGACCCGGTGCTGGTGCCGCTGGTGCGCCCCGGCTACCTTTACTGGCACGTGGCCGACGACCGAGGCGTGCTGCGTAGCTACGAAGTGCGGGAGGTAACCCAGCGTGCCGTGCTCCAGATTCCGCTACGCACCCTGCGCCCCGGTGACACGGTGCGCGTTTGTTACCGGGGCATCACCCAAAGCTATTCCGTGCAATGA